In Myxococcales bacterium, the DNA window CCTGGCGTTCGCCGATCTCGTCACGGGTGGCGCGCAGGTCCAGGCCACGTCCTCGCGCACCGTTCGGGTGCAGTGCAACAACCTGGTGGACAGCGCCATCGACGTGCTGCGGGAGCTGCTCTACGCCTTCGACACTGAGGCAAGCGTGCCGGAGAGCTGCGAGGTTCTGCAACTGAGTGCCGACACGGGCGCGGAGGTTCTCGTCACGACTGGAACCTACGACCCGGAGTTGCACGGCGAAGGGCTCTGCCTGAAGGCGGTCACCCTTCACGCTGCGCGCTTCGAGCCGCATGACAGTGGCTACGTGGCATCGGTGGTCTTCGACGTGTGAGAGGAGCGTGCATGAACATCGAGCTTCGCCAGCTGAACCCGTTCTTGTGGGAGATCCCGCGCCGCGGCGGCATGAAGGTGTCAGGGCGTGTCTACCTGGCGGGAAGCCAGCTCGAGCGGGTGCGGGCTGACAAGGCGCTGGAGCAGGTGGCCAACGTCGCGCA includes these proteins:
- a CDS encoding archease; the encoded protein is MPEHYQRPQPYEELDHTGDAGVVVYGSSKEETLARLILAFADLVTGGAQVQATSSRTVRVQCNNLVDSAIDVLRELLYAFDTEASVPESCEVLQLSADTGAEVLVTTGTYDPELHGEGLCLKAVTLHAARFEPHDSGYVASVVFDV